The DNA window TACGGCGCGCGCCACGCTGAGGCGTTCGCCAGCTCCGTGGAGCATAGCGGCTGGCTTGATGAGACGAGCCTGGTGGTCAACACCTACGGCAAGACGAACATCAAAGAGATGGTCAAGCTCATCCCGGTCGCCGCGCGTTCGTTCAAGGTTGGCAAAGTTCCGCCGCTCATTCACAAGAAGCGCCCAGGCGCGGAGAATGTGCAGCGGATATTTGAAAAGGTCGAAAGCAGGAAATGAAATACGCATTCTACCCTGGCTGCGTAGCGCAGGGCGCCGCGCCGGAACTCTACACATCGACGATAGAAGTCTGCCGCATTCTCGGCATCGAGCTCGACCATGAACCGATGCAGAGTGCGTCTTGCACGGGCGCGGGCGTGCTTCAAGAGAAGAACCTGCGTCTCGGTGACACGCTCAACGCGCGCAACTTCGCGCTGGCGGAACGCTCCGGCTTGCCGCTGATGACGATTTGCAGCACCTGCCAGGGCGTAATGTCGCAGGCGAACCAGCGGCTCACATCGGACGCCGATTACCTGTCATCGATCAACGAAGACCTCGCCGAAGAGGGCTTGGAGTACAGGGGCACTGCCAACCCGAAGCATCTGCTCTGGGCAATCGTAGAAGACATCGGCATCGACAAGCTGAAGTCGCTGGTCGTGCGCCCGCTGACGGGATTCAAAGCGGCGCCATTCTACGGCTGCTACATCGTGCGCCCAAGCTCTGCGCTCGGATTCGCCGAAAACCCGGGCCGCTCCGACGCGCTCGAGCAGGTAATCGAAGCAATCGGCGCGACTGTCGTGGACTTCCCCGGCAAGACGCTCTGCTGCGGCTTCCCCATCCTGACCATCAATCAGACGAACTCCATGAAGATGGTCTCCAATCACACGCTTGACGCCAAAGACAGGGGCGCGGACGCGATGGTAACACCCTGCCCGCTGTGCCACCTGAACCTAGACGGCTACCAGCCGCAAGCCGCCAAGCAAGCGCAGCAGCCCATTGACCTGCCCATAATGCACCTGCCGCAGATGATAGGCTTAGCGCTAGGCATAGACCCCGTCGCTATGCGCCTGAACAAGCACATAGTATCCACCCGGCGGATGCTTTCGACGATAGGCGTATCGCCCTGATTCGCACGCAACACGCCACCAAGGCCGACCTGTACAAGGGGATGGTCGCCATGGCGGCTGCCCTCAGCGTTGTCGCAGGCGTGATACTACGCTTTGGGTAACAGACTTGTAGCCATGCCCTCCACCGTAGGCATGTTGCGTAGCTATTGAGCCGTCGGGTCCTGTAGCAGCGATTCTGCTGGTATTCCTATGTGCTTGTGCAGTGCCCTTGCAATCTGCATCGTAATCTCCCCCTTGCCCGAAAGCACCTCCGCCACCTGCTGTTGGCTGCCAATCAGCGGCACAAGATCATCCTTCGTCACGCCGTGCAGCTCCATGCCGTACTCTATCGCGCCGATAAGGGCGGCCCGATGGAGTAGTGTCTGTCTTCGTATATCACTATAAGGTCAGTGAGTACATCAAGCTCGTCGCCCTCTGGAGTGCCTAACTTCGAGTGGAAGATATCCTCAACTCTGGTAAGCGCTGCCTCATAATCTTCTTCTGTTCGGATTGGATTAACGGAAACCATGGTTATACACTCTCTGCATCAATACGGTCGTATTCCGCATGCGTGCCGATGAACCAGATAGCGATAGGGAGTACAAATATACATTTAAGATTCATTCTGGATAGGATGACAGCTCGCAAGCATTTATGTGCGTTCTGACTCGTTGCGTCTAAGCTAGGACAAATGTAAAATCTTGGTGGTCAAATCTCGAGTGAGTCTAAATTGTACCAGACTTACCGACAGTAAATGGCAGGTGGTGGGCGTATGGAATCTGGAACTTTCCGCGATGTATTGAGAAGGTTAGATGGCAACTCCATCAGTACCGTAGAAAAAGGACGCAGCTTCGAGGAACTGGTTAAGTTCTTCATCGAGCAGGACGTGGTCCAAGCAATGCGGTTTTCCAAAGTATGGCTTTGGGAGGACTGGCCACATAACAATCAGCGGCGTGATACTGGCATGGACCTTGTAGCTCAAGAGAGAAACACTGGAGAGTTCGTAGCTATCCAGTGCAAATTCTATGAACCCAACAATAGGATAGGGTTGGATGAAGTGAATAAGTTTCTGAGTGCTTACGGTACTGTTCAGTTTGCCGGCGGCATTTTTGTATCCACTTCTGACAACCTGACGCACGACGCGGCAGCAGCTTTTCAAAACAGAGATAAGCCTGTGGTTCGTTGGGGTCCGGCTATCTTCGAAAACTCTTCAATAGATTGGCGAACGTTTAATTTAACCCAAATCGCTGAACAGGCTCGCCAAGCACAAGTACAGCGCGACCAGATGACCGACCTTCTGATTCACATGGTTAATTCTAATCAGGCGCAAACTGCATTGGAGCTTATCGCAGCTGGAGTCGACATCAATGTGAGAGTCGGTACTGGTTTCACTCCATTGGAGTTTGCGGTTGCCTTAGGTCATATTGAGACAGCAATAGCGCTGATATCCGCCGGTGCTGACCTTAATGTTAGGAATACCGGGGGCTTCACTCCATTGCACTCTGCGTCTTTCGCAGGTCATACAGATATAGTGAGAGCACTGATATCCGCTGGTGCTGACCTTGACGCTAGCAATGAAGACGGCGTTACACCCTTGGAGCTTGCGTATACTGCTGGAGAGCATACAGATGGAGAGCATACAGAAATAGCCAATGCACTGATCACTGCTGGAGCGGATATTAACGCACGAAACAGCGTTGGCGGTACGGCTTTGCATTTTGCTTCTGGCAAAAATGACATTGAGGCAGTCAATGCACTGATTTCTGCTGGGGCATATCTCAATGCCAGACTTGAGGATGGAAATACACCCCTGGCCGGCGCAGTTATGTTTGGTCACTTGGAAACGACCTCAGTGCTTCTGTCTGCTGGTGCTGACCCAAATGTTAGCAATGACGACCACATCGCTGCCCTGTACGTGGCGGCTGGGAAAGGCTATACAGAAATTGTCAACGCACTGATATCCGCTGGTGCGGAAGTGAATGGCAGTGAAGGTTCTGCCACTCCTCTATATGTTGCAGTTTCGCAAGGTCATACGGATATAGTGAATGTACTAATTTCTGCTGGCGCGGATATCAACGCTGGTGATGGCACTGGCACTCCCCTGGGGTTAGCGGTTGTAAATGGCTATACAGAAGTGGCTAAGGCACTTATCTCAGGTGGCGCTGACCTTAACACGAAAGATACTGCCGTTACGAATCTGCACTTAGCGGCTATGCAAGGTCATAGAGAAATAGTGAAAGCGTTGATTTCTGCTGGTGCGGATGTCAACGCTAGTGGTGGATCCGGCACCCCTCTATATGCTGCAATTGTGCAGGGTCATGCGGGGATAGTGAATACGCTGATATCTGCTGGTGCAGACATAAACGCCAGTGATGATGGGGCTTTCAACAACCCTCTACTTGGTGCGGTTGCAAATAGTCATGTCGAAATAGCTAGTGTGCTTATCGCCGCTGGTGCAGAACTTAATCCTAGTGACAGAAACGGTGCAACGCCTCTGCTTGGTGCGGCTGCGAACGGTCATACCGAAATAGCTAGAGCACTCATCNNNNNNNNNNGCCTCTGCTTGGTGCGGCTGCGAACGGTCATACCGAAATAGCTAGAGCACTCATCGATGCCGGTGCCGATTTCAATTCTAGTAATCAGGATGGTGTTACGCCTCTGCTTGGTGCGGCTGCGAACGGTCATACCGAAATAGCTAGAGCACTCATCACTGCCGGCGCTGATTTTAATTCAGGCAATCACGACGGCATTACGCCTCTGCACGCTGCGACTGTAAACGGTTATACTGAAATAGTCAGCATACTCATATCTGCTGGTGCCTAGTTCGATTCAGAGATAATCACCTCATCCACCACCCGTTCCGCCCACGCCTTCAGGTCGTCGTAGATGTCTTCGCCGCAGCGCGGGCATTCTAGGTCCCCAAAGCGCACCCGCACACCACATTCGGGGCAGGGTATCGGATCAGCCAGCGCGTTCATCACCACCTGTATCTGCTCTTCGGTTGCCATCTGATTCGCACCTTATCCTATCAATCCCGTTTATCCTGTTAGCCTCGTCTATTGCAAAGGCAGGGGCGGTTGCAGCCACTTGCCGGTGCGGTTGACTTCTATCTCGGTTATCCACTTCACCCACTCAAAGCCGCGCTTGTCGTGCGCCACTAGCCGCAATGGGAAGCCGTGTCCGTGCGACAGTCGCTCGTCGCCGACATGCGTCGCAAGGATGTACTCGTTCGCTTCTGACATCGAGAAACGGCGGTAGTATCCGGTAACCGAGCGCACCGTTACGCTCGCCGCGTCTTTGTCCGGCTGCGCCGCGCGAAGTAGATCGGAGAGCGCAATGCCGCGCCATATCTGCGTGGAATGCCAGCCGCCGGTGCAGTCTATCGTCGCGGTCGCGGTCGTAGTCTCGGCGTCCGTGATGTCAGCGTAGCGTATGCTCGTCGGGTTCGCCACGGCGCCGCCGATGTTCAGTCGCCAAGCGTCTGCGTCGATTGGGCGCGGATTATCGTTCAGCCACGATGTCAGTGGAAATGCGTTGCCGGTGAAACTGCCCGCTTCGTAAGAGCCGGTGAAACGCCGTGTGGCGCCGCTTAGCCCGCCGACACTCGCTGCCACCTCGCCTGCGCGCCATAGCGCCGCAGATGCTATTGCCAGACCCGCGAATCGCAGGAATGTGCGCCTGTCCACCCAGAATCGCAGCGGGAAACCACGCGTGTGATAGAGCGAGTGCCAGATGAGTATCGGGAGCAGCAGTGCGCCGATGTATATGTGCCAGCTGACGCCGCTGAACAGCCAGTAGGAATACGGACCGACGAACGACCACGCAAAGCCCAGTGCAAGCGTTGCCAGCAGGGCGACCGCCAGGACGATGGACGCCGTGCGCGGCGCAGCGCTGCGATGCCAGCGCAATGACCGGATTACATTAGCGGCCTTCCACACAAGAACCGCCACGATGCCCCAGCCAGCGATTCTGTGCGCGAGTATGAACACCGCCTCGTCCGGCGAGTTCGACACAAGCCCGAAGAAGCCGCTCACCAACTCCACGCCGATGAGCGCCAAGAGCAGGGTGTTCGCCCACGGAAATCTCACATCCCGTTCTCCCTGTCAACTTCGGGCTGCTTGTCTATGCTTGCTTGCTGTCTAGTCGCGTTTATGCCAGCCGCGATTAGCCCTCGTTCGCCATCACATCGACGAGCTCCTGCACGGCGTCTGCGGAGTGCTTCAGCGCCGCCATCTCGTCATCGTTCAGGTCGAACTCGATGACTTCGACAACGCCACTCGCGCCGAGCTTGACCGGCACACCGACGAACAGACCATCGACGCCGTACTCGCCTTCGAGCAGCGCGGTGCAGGGCAAAATCTCGTTCTTGTCCAGCAGAATCGCCTCGACCATCTGCGCGATGGCCGCGGACGGCGCATAGTACGCGCTGCCGGTCTTCAGGTAGTTGACGATTTCAGCGCCGCCGTCTCGCGTTCGCTGCACAATCTCTTCGAGGCGGTCCGCTTCGATCAGGTTGGCGACGGGAATGCCGCCGACCGTTGTGCTGCCTACGACCGGCACCATCGTGTCGCCGTGCCCGCCCAATACATATGCTTCTATGGAGTTGACGGATACGCTTAACTCCTCGGCGAGGAAGGTGCGGAAACGCGCAGTGTCGAGGATGCCCGCCATGCCCACGATGCGGTTCTTCGGAAATCCACTGACCTGATGCGCGCGCTGCGCCATCGCGTCAAGCGGGTTCGTAACCGGCAGGATGATGCATTCCGGCGAGTGCTTGACCACTTCTTCCACCACACTTCCGACGATGCGCATATTTGTCAGCAGCAGGTCGTCGCGGCTCATGCCCGGTCGTCGTGCGATTCCCGATGTGATGACTACGATATCCGAGCTGGTGGTCTCTTCGTAGCCGTTCGTGCCCACTATGGTGGCGTCCGAGCCGAGCACGGGTCCTGACTCCAGAATATCAAGCGCCTTGCCTTGTGGCAGCCCGTCCACGATGTCCACGAGGACGACATCGGCGTATCCCCTGTCGAATATGCGCTGTGCCGTCGTCGCTCCGACATTGCCCGCGCCCACCACCGTTACTTTGCTTCGCATTGTCTATATTCTCCCGGCTTCTGTCCGTGTGTTCGTTTCAAGCGCCGCCCCCTTGAGCGCTAACATTCGCGCCGCAAGGGGGCCTGTCGATACCCGCGACCTAGCGTCTAGCCCTGTGCCGCGACATATTCGTCCCAGCGCGCTTCGACATTCGGGTCTTCGACGGTTTCCATGATGTACTTACCGAACTCGGCGCTCGTAACGCCGGTATCGCGACCCGTCATCACCATCTTGCGCTCGTACTGCCCGCAGATGTCCAGCGCCTTGTGCAACTTGCCGCCCAGCGCTTCGAAACCGATGTGTTCTAGCATCATCGCGCCTGCGCGCACCAGCGAGCTCGGGTCGGCGAAGTGTGCCCTGCCGGTCTCGACCATTCGCGGCGCGCTGCCGTGAATCGCCTCAAACATGCCGTATCGCTTGCCGATGTTCGCGCTTCCCGCCGTGCCTACGCCGCCCTGAATCTGCGCCGCTTCGTCGGTCAGGATGTCGCCGTACAGATTCGGCAACGCTAGAACTTGGAAGTCCTTCTGCCGTGCCGGATTGATGAGCGCGGCGGTCATAATGTCAATGTACCAGCCGTCCCATTCGATGCCGGGGTACCGCTCGCTGACCATTCGCGCGGTGTCCAGGAATTTGCCGTCGGTCGTCTTGACGACATTCGCCTTGGTTACTATCGTAACACGCTCTCTGCCTGTGCGCTGCGCGTGCGCGAACGCCGCGTCGATGATGCGCTCGGCGCCCTGACTGGTGATTACGCGGAAGTCAATCGCGAGGTCGTCGGACACGTTCAAGCCCTGACTGCCGACCGCGTACATGTCTTCTGTGTTCTCGCGGAAGAATGTCCAGTCAATGCCTTGGCTGGGAACGCGCACCGGTCGCACATTGGCGAATAGGTCCAATTCCTTGCGCATTGACACATTCGCGCTCTCGATGTTCGGCCAACCGTCGCCTTGTTCAGGCGTGTGGGTCGGACCCTTCAGCGTTACATGGCACTGCTTGATTTCGGCGAGAACATCGTCCGGGATGGATTGCATCTTCGCGGCGCGATTCTCGATGGTCAGCCCGTCGATGACTCTGAACTCAACCTTGCCGGACGCCACTTCGTCGCGCAGCAGGTACTCTAAGACGGTCTGCGTTTCCGCGCTGATGGTGGGGCCAATGCCGTCGCCGCCCAGCATGCCAATGATGATGGGGCTGACATCGGAATAGTCAACCCAGTCGCCTTCTTCTTTCAGACGCTCGGCACGCTCCAGTTGCTGCTGCAAGACAGTTCCGAAGTGCTCTTTCGCAGCTTCGATTGATTGTGTGTTGTCCACGCCGACTCCTTTCGCTTACCGGCAGCGTTGCCAGTATGCTGATAGTGTATTGCCGATTGCCTATCGCCGAATGCGTTATGCGTTATGCCTTTGACTGATACCTTTGACTTATTCCTAATATCTATTCTTGGTGATGCGAATCGCGGGGCGTTAATGCTCTGTGTGATGTGTCTTGCGCGAATATCGCCAGGGAAACGTATTCTTAGTGAATCACCTATGTCGATATGACGGCGAGAACGGCGTCTCGCGCGACGGTTGCGCCAATATCGGCGACTAGCGCCTTCACCGTGCCGCTTGCCGGTGCGGGCAGTGTGTTTTCCATCTTCATCGCTTCCAGCACCACGAAGTCGTCGCCCTCCGTGATCGGTTGCCCCTCTTCGACGGCGTATCGCAGCACTACACCCGGTATCGGCGCGATCACCGCAACTTCGTTCGCTGCTACGGCAGCCGGGCTTGCAGACGCCGATTCTCGCTGCGATTTTGGCTCGGGTGTAGGTGCAGCA is part of the Chloroflexota bacterium genome and encodes:
- the mdh gene encoding malate dehydrogenase, giving the protein MRSKVTVVGAGNVGATTAQRIFDRGYADVVLVDIVDGLPQGKALDILESGPVLGSDATIVGTNGYEETTSSDIVVITSGIARRPGMSRDDLLLTNMRIVGSVVEEVVKHSPECIILPVTNPLDAMAQRAHQVSGFPKNRIVGMAGILDTARFRTFLAEELSVSVNSIEAYVLGGHGDTMVPVVGSTTVGGIPVANLIEADRLEEIVQRTRDGGAEIVNYLKTGSAYYAPSAAIAQMVEAILLDKNEILPCTALLEGEYGVDGLFVGVPVKLGASGVVEVIEFDLNDDEMAALKHSADAVQELVDVMANEG
- a CDS encoding heterodisulfide reductase; protein product: MKYAFYPGCVAQGAAPELYTSTIEVCRILGIELDHEPMQSASCTGAGVLQEKNLRLGDTLNARNFALAERSGLPLMTICSTCQGVMSQANQRLTSDADYLSSINEDLAEEGLEYRGTANPKHLLWAIVEDIGIDKLKSLVVRPLTGFKAAPFYGCYIVRPSSALGFAENPGRSDALEQVIEAIGATVVDFPGKTLCCGFPILTINQTNSMKMVSNHTLDAKDRGADAMVTPCPLCHLNLDGYQPQAAKQAQQPIDLPIMHLPQMIGLALGIDPVAMRLNKHIVSTRRMLSTIGVSP
- a CDS encoding isocitrate/isopropylmalate dehydrogenase family protein, translated to MDNTQSIEAAKEHFGTVLQQQLERAERLKEEGDWVDYSDVSPIIIGMLGGDGIGPTISAETQTVLEYLLRDEVASGKVEFRVIDGLTIENRAAKMQSIPDDVLAEIKQCHVTLKGPTHTPEQGDGWPNIESANVSMRKELDLFANVRPVRVPSQGIDWTFFRENTEDMYAVGSQGLNVSDDLAIDFRVITSQGAERIIDAAFAHAQRTGRERVTIVTKANVVKTTDGKFLDTARMVSERYPGIEWDGWYIDIMTAALINPARQKDFQVLALPNLYGDILTDEAAQIQGGVGTAGSANIGKRYGMFEAIHGSAPRMVETGRAHFADPSSLVRAGAMMLEHIGFEALGGKLHKALDICGQYERKMVMTGRDTGVTSAEFGKYIMETVEDPNVEARWDEYVAAQG
- a CDS encoding ankyrin repeat domain-containing protein — encoded protein: PLLGAAANGHTEIARALIDAGADFNSSNQDGVTPLLGAAANGHTEIARALITAGADFNSGNHDGITPLHAATVNGYTEIVSILISAGA
- a CDS encoding molybdopterin-dependent oxidoreductase, with protein sequence MRFPWANTLLLALIGVELVSGFFGLVSNSPDEAVFILAHRIAGWGIVAVLVWKAANVIRSLRWHRSAAPRTASIVLAVALLATLALGFAWSFVGPYSYWLFSGVSWHIYIGALLLPILIWHSLYHTRGFPLRFWVDRRTFLRFAGLAIASAALWRAGEVAASVGGLSGATRRFTGSYEAGSFTGNAFPLTSWLNDNPRPIDADAWRLNIGGAVANPTSIRYADITDAETTTATATIDCTGGWHSTQIWRGIALSDLLRAAQPDKDAASVTVRSVTGYYRRFSMSEANEYILATHVGDERLSHGHGFPLRLVAHDKRGFEWVKWITEIEVNRTGKWLQPPLPLQ